From Myotis daubentonii chromosome 15, mMyoDau2.1, whole genome shotgun sequence, one genomic window encodes:
- the LOC132217029 gene encoding guanine nucleotide-binding protein G(I)/G(S)/G(O) subunit gamma-5-like encodes MTRYRPICPALVCTMSGSSSITAMKKVVQQLQLEAGLNHVKVSQAAADLKQFCLQNAQHDPLLTGVSSSTNPFRSQIVCSFL; translated from the coding sequence ATGACCCGCTACCGACCAATCTGCCCAGCACTCGTGTGCACCATGTCTGGTTCCTCCAGCATCACCGCTATGAAGAAAGTGGTTCAACAGCTCCAGCTGGAGGCTGGGCTCAACCACGTGAAGGTTTCCCAGGCTGCTGCAGATTTGAAACAATTCTGTCTGCAGAATGCTCAACATGACCCCCTGTTGACTGGAGTATCTTCAAGTACCAATCCCTTCAGATCCCagatagtttgttcctttttgtaG